Proteins from a genomic interval of Kribbella aluminosa:
- a CDS encoding NAD-dependent epimerase/dehydratase family protein: protein MTDMDGAQNGQLPLVVITGGLGRVATVVLPWLRKRYRVRLVDRAVPAGPSELPLVQADIGDPASARDALADADALLHLAGNSSPWQSWDSVYAANVWPTQVVLDAAAAHGVPKIVLASSLHASGEHNRPRYWPVDPRLDPRPCCPYGLGKAVLEALGRTHAGRTGGSVTCLRLGLTGWPLTERRYLGQWLSDDDAGRLTLAALQARERFGVHFGVSANTRNHWDITSARHELGYRPEDDSEALAERAGPASGPVCRLFDPQTSE from the coding sequence ATGACCGACATGGACGGTGCGCAGAACGGCCAGCTGCCGCTGGTGGTGATCACCGGCGGGCTGGGGCGCGTCGCGACCGTGGTGCTGCCGTGGCTGCGCAAGCGCTACCGGGTCCGGCTGGTCGACCGCGCCGTGCCGGCCGGGCCGAGCGAGCTCCCGCTGGTCCAGGCCGACATCGGCGATCCCGCGTCGGCCCGTGATGCCCTGGCCGATGCGGACGCCCTCCTGCACCTGGCGGGGAACAGCAGTCCTTGGCAGAGCTGGGACAGCGTGTACGCCGCGAACGTGTGGCCGACCCAGGTGGTGCTCGACGCCGCGGCCGCACACGGCGTACCGAAGATCGTGCTCGCCAGTTCGCTGCATGCGTCGGGGGAGCACAACCGGCCGCGGTACTGGCCGGTCGATCCACGGCTCGACCCGCGTCCCTGCTGTCCGTACGGGCTGGGCAAAGCGGTGCTGGAGGCGCTCGGCCGGACGCATGCCGGTCGCACCGGCGGCTCGGTCACCTGCCTGCGGCTCGGCCTGACCGGCTGGCCGCTGACTGAACGCCGCTACCTCGGGCAGTGGCTCTCCGACGACGACGCAGGCCGCCTGACGCTCGCAGCGCTCCAGGCCCGCGAGCGGTTCGGCGTGCACTTCGGCGTTTCCGCGAACACCCGCAACCACTGGGACATCACGTCCGCCCGGCACGAGCTGGGCTACCGGCCCGAGGACGACAGCGAGGCCCTTGCAGAGCGGGCAGGCCCGGCGTCGGGCCCCGTCTGCCGGCTGTTCGACCCCCAGACTTCCGAATGA
- a CDS encoding ABC transporter substrate-binding protein — MTTTTPGLSRRRFLAIGGAVAASTAGGALAVGCSPASSTNTPVATGSGSSAKGVVTVMSQAGEFGPKEAKAASQTLGLTVKTVEYDLTKLTAMLASGNPPDVVRGMGATDTPYLAARQVAEDLDPYFAKSSLIKADDIDPVNDLWRFDGQKQGAGPRYGFAKDYSQDAMLWYNSALFDAAKVAHPSSAEPLPFDELLDLGQRLTKRQGAKVSVYGLNPNGLSVFITLCGMTASAGGKVLADDLASVDLSSPEALRAVTWYLDYAKAGIGPTVLNPDPNGWDGPTFQAGRMAIATDGYWFGGLFGTDAKNAKLAHLLPAPQFGTGQRISPCYGATGLWMPKAGKNKDAAWAVMEWFLAGAPAKARAAGGWGIPPLKSLQKLMPQTQPFQKEAYQVQMAEQKHFSVMSFTPFARLDAIDGIIGRELPKAIKGTSSAAQFADAVTKQVNEQLADGKKRLR; from the coding sequence ATGACCACAACGACCCCGGGGCTGTCCCGCCGCAGGTTCCTGGCCATCGGCGGAGCTGTTGCTGCTAGTACGGCGGGTGGCGCGCTCGCGGTGGGCTGCTCACCGGCGTCCTCGACGAACACGCCGGTGGCCACCGGCAGCGGATCGTCCGCGAAGGGCGTCGTGACGGTGATGTCCCAGGCGGGAGAGTTCGGCCCGAAGGAGGCCAAGGCCGCGTCGCAGACGCTCGGCCTGACCGTGAAGACGGTCGAGTACGACCTCACCAAGCTCACCGCGATGCTTGCCAGCGGCAACCCTCCGGACGTGGTCCGGGGCATGGGCGCGACCGACACGCCGTACCTCGCGGCCCGGCAGGTGGCCGAGGACCTCGATCCGTACTTCGCGAAGAGCTCGCTGATCAAGGCCGACGACATCGACCCGGTGAACGACCTGTGGCGCTTCGACGGCCAGAAACAGGGCGCCGGCCCGCGGTACGGGTTCGCGAAGGACTATTCGCAGGACGCCATGCTCTGGTACAACTCCGCGCTGTTCGACGCTGCGAAGGTCGCGCACCCGAGCTCGGCCGAGCCCTTGCCGTTCGACGAACTGCTCGACCTGGGCCAGCGGCTGACCAAGCGCCAGGGCGCCAAGGTCAGCGTGTACGGGCTGAACCCGAACGGCTTGAGCGTGTTCATCACGCTCTGCGGAATGACCGCCTCGGCCGGCGGGAAGGTGCTCGCCGACGACCTCGCCTCGGTCGACCTCAGCAGCCCGGAGGCGTTGCGGGCGGTCACCTGGTATCTCGACTACGCCAAGGCCGGCATCGGCCCGACCGTGCTGAACCCGGATCCGAACGGCTGGGACGGCCCGACGTTCCAGGCCGGCCGGATGGCGATCGCCACCGACGGCTACTGGTTCGGCGGGCTGTTCGGCACCGACGCGAAGAACGCGAAACTCGCCCATCTGCTGCCGGCGCCGCAGTTCGGCACCGGCCAGCGGATCAGCCCCTGCTACGGCGCCACCGGACTGTGGATGCCGAAGGCCGGGAAGAACAAGGACGCCGCCTGGGCGGTGATGGAGTGGTTCCTGGCGGGCGCACCGGCCAAGGCTCGCGCGGCGGGCGGCTGGGGCATCCCGCCGCTGAAGTCGCTGCAGAAGCTGATGCCGCAGACCCAGCCGTTCCAGAAGGAGGCGTACCAGGTCCAGATGGCCGAGCAGAAGCACTTCTCGGTGATGTCGTTCACGCCGTTCGCGCGGCTGGACGCGATCGACGGGATCATCGGCCGGGAGCTGCCGAAGGCAATCAAGGGGACGAGCTCGGCCGCCCAGTTCGCGGACGCCGTGACGAAGCAGGTCAACGAGCAGCTCGCCGATGGAAAGAAGCGGTTGCGGTGA
- a CDS encoding ROK family transcriptional regulator, whose translation MAAKDTGSLRALRRTNSERMLSALMEHGALHRAELARICGVSRTTVSTITADLILGGVVIEVIGDQVERAGIDASEVDGRARGFLRANPAAGAAAGLDFTLERVWCHVTDLSGATLASEGVRAAPDTPWQERLTAGLTLLDELLAQAGLERANLVGVAIGVPGPLDLQTGVVGPSLPGQVWAGVNVAAEFGRRLTVPVLVENNTRLEAVAEFTWGAGRDLADVLYVGLSTGIGSGMLVDGNLHHGGARGGGGEIGHLSADTSGAPCPCGNRGCLVHYASLQAVLAKLAPVLGADAGLDELLAAAADGQPETLQALREAGELTGRVLANICNLLNPARIIVGGELARAGDLILEPIRATLRRTAMTLTRDAEVVAAELDLGARAGASGAAALVLRQTDQLVAALLSAPDREPSEAV comes from the coding sequence GTGGCTGCGAAGGACACCGGATCTCTCCGAGCGCTACGGCGCACCAACTCCGAACGGATGCTGTCCGCGCTCATGGAGCACGGCGCACTGCACCGGGCGGAGCTGGCACGGATCTGCGGCGTCTCGCGGACGACGGTGTCGACGATCACCGCCGACCTGATCCTCGGCGGCGTGGTGATCGAGGTGATCGGCGACCAGGTCGAGCGGGCCGGGATCGACGCGTCCGAGGTCGACGGCCGGGCCCGCGGCTTCCTGCGCGCGAACCCGGCGGCGGGCGCAGCCGCCGGTCTCGACTTCACCCTCGAGCGCGTCTGGTGCCACGTCACCGACCTGTCCGGTGCGACGCTCGCCAGCGAGGGCGTGCGCGCAGCGCCGGACACGCCGTGGCAGGAGCGGCTGACCGCCGGGCTCACGCTGCTCGACGAGCTACTCGCGCAAGCAGGTCTGGAGCGCGCCAACCTGGTCGGCGTCGCGATCGGCGTGCCAGGTCCGCTCGACCTGCAGACCGGCGTGGTCGGTCCGTCGTTACCGGGGCAGGTGTGGGCCGGGGTCAACGTCGCGGCGGAGTTCGGCCGCCGGCTCACCGTGCCTGTGCTGGTGGAGAACAACACCCGCCTGGAGGCGGTCGCGGAGTTCACCTGGGGCGCCGGCCGCGATCTCGCCGACGTCCTGTATGTCGGACTCTCGACCGGGATCGGGTCCGGGATGCTTGTCGACGGCAACCTTCACCACGGCGGCGCCCGCGGTGGCGGCGGCGAGATCGGCCACCTGTCCGCGGACACCTCCGGCGCACCGTGCCCGTGCGGGAACCGCGGCTGCCTGGTGCACTACGCATCGCTGCAGGCCGTGCTCGCGAAGCTCGCGCCGGTGCTCGGCGCGGACGCCGGCCTCGACGAGCTGCTCGCCGCCGCGGCGGACGGACAGCCGGAAACCTTACAAGCGCTCCGTGAAGCCGGTGAGCTGACCGGCCGGGTGCTCGCGAACATCTGCAACCTGCTGAACCCGGCCCGGATCATCGTCGGCGGCGAGCTCGCCCGGGCCGGCGACCTGATCCTGGAGCCGATCCGCGCAACCCTCCGCCGGACCGCGATGACCCTGACCCGCGACGCCGAGGTGGTCGCCGCCGAGCTCGACCTCGGCGCCCGCGCCGGCGCCTCCGGTGCCGCCGCCCTGGTGCTTCGGCAGACCGATCAGCTCGTCGCCGCCCTGCTCTCCGCTCCCGACCGCGAACCAAGTGAGGCCGTGTGA
- the dgoD gene encoding galactonate dehydratase, translating to MKIIGYETFLVAPRWQFLRIDTDEGISGWGEPIVEGRAEAVQGAVAALMEYLVGADPLRVEEHWQVMAKGGFYRGGAVLSSALAGIDQALWDIKGRYHEVPVHELLGGPVRERARVYTWVHGRDNAQLVDEAQAKVAKGFTALKLNLSEALPPIPSAAQLRAAVSRVEALRDALGDGIDIALDFHGRFSTAATRQILPLLEPLLPMFVEEPVTPEFSRDLRRITESTSIPIAIGERLFSRWDFRDVLPTGIAVAQPDISHAGGVSEVRRIAALAETYDVSVAPHCPLGPITLAASLQIDFAIPNFLIQEQSLGIEYGGGNALLDYLVDPEVFAFTDGHVQRPTGPGLGIEVNEEVVRAAAAEPHRWRSPLLRHDDGSLAEW from the coding sequence GTGAAGATCATCGGATACGAAACGTTCCTGGTGGCGCCGCGCTGGCAGTTCCTGCGCATCGACACCGACGAAGGAATCAGCGGGTGGGGTGAGCCGATCGTCGAGGGCCGCGCCGAGGCCGTGCAAGGTGCGGTCGCGGCGCTGATGGAGTACCTGGTCGGCGCCGATCCGCTGCGGGTCGAGGAGCACTGGCAGGTGATGGCGAAGGGCGGCTTCTACCGCGGCGGCGCGGTGCTGTCGAGTGCGCTGGCCGGGATCGACCAGGCGCTGTGGGACATCAAGGGGCGGTACCACGAGGTCCCGGTGCACGAGCTGCTCGGCGGGCCGGTCCGCGAGCGGGCGCGGGTCTACACCTGGGTCCACGGCCGCGACAACGCCCAGCTGGTCGACGAGGCACAGGCCAAGGTGGCGAAGGGTTTCACCGCGCTCAAGCTCAACCTGTCCGAGGCGTTGCCGCCGATCCCGTCGGCCGCGCAACTCCGGGCCGCGGTCAGCCGGGTCGAGGCGCTCCGGGACGCACTCGGCGACGGTATCGACATCGCCCTGGACTTCCACGGCCGATTCAGTACGGCGGCCACCCGGCAGATCCTGCCGCTGCTCGAGCCGCTGCTGCCGATGTTCGTCGAGGAGCCGGTCACCCCGGAGTTCTCCCGTGACCTGCGCCGGATCACCGAGTCGACCAGCATCCCGATCGCGATCGGCGAGCGGCTGTTCTCCCGCTGGGACTTCCGGGACGTGCTGCCCACCGGGATCGCGGTCGCCCAGCCGGACATCTCGCACGCCGGCGGCGTCTCCGAGGTCCGCCGGATCGCCGCGCTCGCCGAGACGTACGACGTGAGCGTCGCGCCGCACTGCCCGCTCGGGCCGATCACGCTGGCCGCCAGCCTGCAGATCGACTTCGCGATCCCGAACTTCCTGATCCAGGAGCAGAGCCTCGGCATCGAGTACGGCGGCGGCAACGCGCTGCTCGACTACCTGGTGGATCCGGAGGTGTTCGCGTTCACCGACGGCCACGTGCAACGCCCGACCGGTCCCGGACTGGGTATCGAGGTCAACGAGGAGGTCGTCCGGGCGGCGGCCGCGGAGCCGCACCGCTGGCGATCACCCCTGCTGCGGCACGACGACGGATCGCTCGCCGAGTGGTGA
- a CDS encoding carbohydrate ABC transporter permease — protein sequence MTSTPTDVRRSPAPTLVTSRERRKKKPPSLKRARTFYLFVAPWVLGFVGLTVFPLGYAFWLSLTDSDGLSPRTHFVGFDNYLEVFRDPLTLSSLGRTGLFALITVPLSILAGLLLAVMLNQPIRGRGLLRGLIYLPAVVPPVGAALTFRLIFDRDAGAANGILSGLGSNPITWLVDPNVRYVLYALVLWGCGGSMIISLAGLQDIPKELQEAALVDGASYWQSFTRITVPLLSPVILFQVITGIIGSLQSFAPLLLSSGTLSGAGTVPQGNYLYMIHVFAQYFSAARFGYASAMLWLLFGVILLVTLVILKVSARTVFYTVEPEGRR from the coding sequence GTGACCTCCACGCCGACCGACGTACGACGGAGCCCTGCGCCGACCCTGGTGACGTCGCGGGAACGCCGGAAGAAGAAGCCGCCCAGCCTGAAGCGGGCGCGCACCTTCTACCTGTTCGTCGCGCCGTGGGTGCTGGGGTTCGTCGGGCTGACCGTGTTCCCGCTCGGCTACGCCTTCTGGCTCAGCCTGACCGACTCTGACGGGTTGTCGCCGCGGACGCACTTCGTCGGCTTCGACAACTACCTCGAGGTCTTCCGCGATCCGCTGACACTCAGCTCACTCGGCCGTACCGGGCTGTTCGCACTGATCACGGTGCCGCTGTCGATCCTGGCCGGGCTGCTGCTCGCGGTGATGCTCAACCAGCCGATCAGGGGGCGAGGTCTGCTCCGCGGGCTGATCTACCTGCCGGCAGTGGTGCCGCCGGTGGGTGCCGCGCTGACGTTCCGGCTGATCTTCGACCGGGACGCCGGCGCCGCGAACGGCATCCTCAGCGGCCTCGGCTCGAACCCGATCACCTGGCTGGTCGATCCGAACGTCCGCTATGTGCTGTATGCGCTGGTTTTGTGGGGCTGCGGCGGATCGATGATCATCTCGCTCGCGGGCCTGCAGGACATCCCGAAGGAGCTGCAGGAGGCCGCGCTCGTCGACGGCGCGTCGTACTGGCAGTCGTTCACGCGGATCACCGTGCCGTTGCTGTCGCCGGTGATCCTGTTCCAGGTGATCACCGGGATCATCGGATCACTGCAGTCGTTCGCGCCGCTGCTGCTCTCGTCCGGCACGTTGAGTGGCGCGGGGACGGTGCCGCAGGGCAACTACCTCTACATGATCCACGTGTTCGCGCAGTACTTCAGCGCCGCCCGGTTCGGGTACGCCTCGGCAATGCTGTGGCTGCTGTTCGGCGTGATTCTGCTGGTCACGCTGGTGATCCTGAAGGTCAGTGCGCGCACGGTCTTCTACACCGTCGAGCCGGAGGGCCGCCGATGA